A single genomic interval of Amblyraja radiata isolate CabotCenter1 chromosome 33, sAmbRad1.1.pri, whole genome shotgun sequence harbors:
- the LOC116991184 gene encoding WAS/WASL-interacting protein family member 1-like, which produces MSKVQMEIYNVIEWCQNHNLATNVSKTKESPQTTEEVEALFLSKSSTDIFKTRELAGMHIHCPPPPRSRPSPRPGRNAPPEAAGGDGGESHGWGGCGRGAGLGKRGAGWVGDGGRGCRSAGGGPGAGKGGVLEAAPPAVTPRCSVPAGPDRTTGAGGRAPTPDTDLKQLLPLSSGPRSRPRRLPGARRAQPSQHRHPGPPAGGWTKWGRAGAAAAILGATKTTRVREAASKERRGPTAARTPRPYLPPHTHGRSSPARPLARPACPLGRPSTLMQSKRQALLSQMFEKIQHLTEYFYRRTA; this is translated from the exons ATGTCAAAAGTACAGATGGAGATCTATAATGTGATTGAGTGGTGCCAGAACCACAATCTTGCCACCAATGTTAGTAAGACCAAGGAATCACCTCAAAcgactgaggaagtagaggcattg ttCCTCAGCAAAAGTAGCACAGATATCTTCAAAACACGGGAGCTGGCTGGAATGCACAT tcactgccccccacccccacggtcTCGGCCCTCCCCCAGGCCGGGGCGGAACGCTCCACCTGAGGCTGCGGGCGGGGATGGGGGCGAGAGCCACGGTTGGGGCGGCTGCGggcgcggggctgggctgggcaagCGGGGGGCCgggtgggtgggggatggagggcgGGGGTGCCGCAGTGCGGGCGGTGGCCCCGgggcggggaaggggggggtCCTTGAGGCGGCTCCCCCCGCGGTGACCCCGAGGTGCAGTGTCCCAGCCGGGCCGGACCGTACCACCggcgcgggcgggcgggcgccGACGCCGGACACGGACTTAAAGCAGCTCCTGCCGCTATCCTCCGGCCCCAGATCCCGGCCCCGCCGCCTGCCTGGCGCTCGGCGCGCTCagcccagccagcaccgccaccccGGGCCGCCGGCGGGAGGGTGGACGAAGTGGGGCCGGGCCGGagccgccgccgccattttggGAGCGACTAAAACAACAAGAGTGCGGGAAGCGGCATCGAAGGAGCGGCGCGGCCCGACAGCCGCCCGGACCCCGCGCCCGTACTTACCGCCTCACACACACGGCCGCAGCTCCCCGGCACGTCCGCTGGCCCGGCCCGCTTGCCCGCTCGGCAG gcccagcacattgatgcaatcaaaaAGACAGGCTCTGCTTTCTCAGATGTTTGAGAAGATTCAACATCTCACAGAATACTTCTATAGAAGAACGGcatga